One window from the genome of Jiangella alba encodes:
- a CDS encoding alpha/beta fold hydrolase has protein sequence MDQVISADGTTIAYTTQGAGPALVLVNTTMDDHHGLDATAAALAGDFTVVGYDRRGVGRSGAGGPYAPEREIEDLAAVIQAAGGSAALAAGSGGCGLVLAAATGLGAAVTGIYLFEPPFIVDDSRPPVPADWVEQVAALVAADRRGDAVELFMTRVVGVPAEYIGPMKADPSWETMAGYAHTLGHDGQILAGTQDGTPLPTDRWNVSQTAVVAVGEQSEPFFHTGAKALVTQLPNGRYETLPGLDHSAFWTAPDAVAASMVTALRTAPSHGPNG, from the coding sequence ATGGACCAGGTCATCTCCGCCGACGGCACCACCATCGCCTACACCACCCAGGGGGCGGGGCCCGCGCTCGTCCTCGTCAACACGACCATGGACGACCACCATGGCCTCGACGCGACCGCCGCGGCGCTGGCCGGCGACTTCACCGTCGTCGGCTACGACCGCCGCGGCGTCGGCCGGAGCGGCGCCGGCGGGCCGTACGCCCCCGAACGCGAGATCGAGGACCTCGCCGCGGTGATCCAGGCGGCAGGCGGTTCCGCCGCCCTGGCCGCCGGTTCCGGCGGCTGCGGGCTGGTCCTCGCGGCCGCGACCGGCCTCGGCGCCGCCGTGACGGGGATCTACCTGTTCGAGCCGCCGTTCATCGTCGACGACTCCCGCCCGCCGGTGCCCGCCGACTGGGTCGAGCAGGTCGCGGCGCTGGTCGCCGCCGACCGGCGCGGCGACGCCGTCGAGCTGTTCATGACGCGGGTCGTCGGCGTCCCCGCCGAGTACATCGGGCCGATGAAGGCCGACCCGTCGTGGGAGACGATGGCGGGGTACGCGCACACGCTGGGCCACGACGGGCAGATCCTCGCGGGCACGCAGGACGGCACGCCACTCCCCACCGACCGGTGGAACGTGAGCCAGACGGCGGTCGTCGCCGTGGGCGAGCAGTCCGAGCCGTTCTTCCACACCGGCGCGAAGGCGCTGGTCACCCAGCTGCCGAACGGGCGGTACGAGACCCTGCCCGGCCTCGATCACTCCGCCTTCTGGACGGCGCCCGACGCGGTCGCGGCGTCCATGGTGACGGCGCTGCGGACGGCGCCGTCGCATGGGCCGAACGGCTGA
- the cimA gene encoding citramalate synthase, with product MTDPEQFHVYDTTLRDGAQQEGLSLSVQDKLAIASHLDELGVGFIEGGWPGAVPKDTEFFRRARTELNLTHAKLAAFGATRKAGTTAAEDPQVRALLDAETPVVTLVAKSHVGHVERALRTTLDENLAMIADTVGFLVQNGRRVFLDAEHFFDGYRTNPEYSLRVLRAATEAGADVAVLCDTNGGMLPDDVGATVRDVLARTGARVGMHAHNDTGCAVANSVAAVDAGATHVQGTVNGTGERTGNADILTVVANLELKRGMTVLPAGALQEVTRIAHAVSELTNIVPYSRQPYVGASAFAHKAGLHASAIKVDPDLYQHTDPARVGNDMRLLVSDMAGRASVELKSRELGYDVSGDRELVTRVTQRVKDLEAAGYTFEAADASFELLLREEAEGRPSYFDVESWRVITESRPGGDAVSEATVKLRAGGERVVVTGEGNGPVNALDHALRTAIGALYPEIAKLELIDFRVRILDAAHGTDAVTRVLVEMTDGKTSWETVGVGANIIEASWEALVDAVTYGLLRQGESAIS from the coding sequence GTGACCGACCCCGAGCAGTTCCACGTCTACGACACCACGCTCCGCGACGGCGCCCAACAGGAGGGCCTGTCGCTCTCCGTGCAGGACAAGCTCGCCATCGCCAGCCACCTGGACGAGCTCGGGGTCGGCTTCATCGAGGGTGGCTGGCCGGGCGCCGTGCCGAAGGACACCGAGTTCTTCCGCCGCGCCCGCACCGAGCTGAACCTCACGCACGCGAAGCTGGCCGCGTTCGGCGCCACCCGGAAGGCGGGCACCACGGCGGCCGAGGACCCGCAGGTGCGTGCGCTGCTCGACGCCGAGACGCCGGTGGTCACGCTGGTGGCGAAGAGCCACGTCGGGCACGTCGAGCGGGCCCTGCGCACCACGCTCGACGAGAACCTGGCGATGATCGCCGACACCGTCGGCTTCCTGGTCCAGAACGGCCGCCGCGTCTTCCTCGACGCCGAGCACTTCTTCGACGGGTACCGGACGAACCCCGAGTACTCGCTGCGGGTGCTGCGCGCCGCCACCGAGGCCGGCGCCGACGTCGCCGTGCTGTGCGACACCAACGGCGGCATGCTGCCCGACGACGTCGGAGCGACGGTGCGCGACGTGCTCGCGCGCACGGGCGCCCGGGTGGGTATGCACGCCCACAACGACACCGGCTGCGCCGTCGCCAACTCCGTCGCCGCCGTCGACGCGGGCGCCACCCACGTGCAGGGCACCGTCAACGGCACGGGCGAGCGCACCGGCAACGCCGACATCCTGACGGTCGTCGCGAACCTCGAGCTCAAGCGCGGCATGACGGTGCTGCCGGCGGGCGCGCTGCAGGAGGTCACCCGCATCGCGCACGCCGTCTCCGAGCTGACCAACATCGTGCCCTACTCGCGCCAGCCCTACGTCGGCGCCAGCGCGTTCGCACACAAGGCCGGCCTGCACGCCAGCGCGATCAAGGTCGACCCCGACCTCTACCAGCACACCGACCCCGCGCGGGTCGGCAACGACATGCGGCTGCTGGTGTCCGACATGGCCGGCCGGGCCAGCGTCGAGCTGAAGAGCCGCGAGCTGGGCTACGACGTGTCCGGCGACCGCGAGCTGGTCACCCGGGTCACCCAGCGGGTGAAGGACCTCGAGGCGGCCGGCTACACGTTCGAGGCCGCCGACGCGTCGTTCGAGCTGCTGCTGCGCGAGGAGGCCGAGGGCCGGCCCAGCTACTTCGACGTGGAGTCGTGGCGGGTCATCACCGAGTCGCGCCCCGGCGGCGACGCCGTCAGCGAGGCGACGGTGAAGCTGCGGGCGGGGGGCGAGCGCGTCGTCGTGACCGGTGAGGGGAACGGTCCGGTCAACGCGCTCGACCACGCCCTGCGCACCGCGATCGGTGCGCTCTACCCGGAGATCGCCAAGCTGGAGCTGATCGACTTCCGGGTGCGGATCCTGGACGCGGCCCACGGCACGGACGCGGTGACGCGCGTGCTCGTGGAGATGACGGACGGCAAGACGTCCTGGGAGACCGTGGGCGTCGGGGCCAACATCATCGAGGCCTCGTGGGAGGCGCTCGTCGACGCCGTCACCTACGGACTGCTGCGCCAGGGGGAGTCGGCGATCAGCTGA
- a CDS encoding SRPBCC domain-containing protein: MTTATQTTQVYRIYIKATPEAIWDAITKPEWTARYGYTGLASYDLRPGGAYTVAPTPEFKAAAEAQGFPCPDVIVDGEVIEAEPPKRLVTTFRMLMDPAMAEEGFTRITHEIRPAPDGTSCSLTVTHELAGAPLLAALSRGDNEAEGAGGGHAWVLSDLKSLLETGAPLAG, encoded by the coding sequence ATGACCACCGCGACGCAGACCACGCAGGTGTACCGCATCTACATCAAGGCCACCCCGGAGGCGATCTGGGACGCCATCACGAAGCCGGAGTGGACGGCGCGCTACGGCTACACCGGCCTCGCCAGCTACGACCTGCGGCCCGGCGGCGCCTACACCGTCGCGCCGACGCCGGAGTTCAAGGCCGCGGCCGAGGCGCAGGGCTTCCCGTGCCCCGACGTCATCGTCGACGGTGAGGTCATCGAGGCCGAGCCGCCGAAGCGCCTCGTCACGACGTTCCGCATGCTGATGGACCCGGCCATGGCCGAGGAGGGCTTCACCCGCATCACGCACGAGATCAGGCCCGCGCCCGACGGCACGTCCTGCTCGCTGACGGTGACGCACGAGCTGGCCGGCGCGCCGTTGCTGGCCGCTCTGTCCCGCGGCGACAACGAGGCCGAGGGCGCCGGCGGCGGGCACGCCTGGGTGCTCAGCGACCTCAAGAGCCTGCTCGAGACCGGCGCTCCCCTGGCCGGCTGA
- a CDS encoding ArsR/SmtB family transcription factor: protein MSDDRVFKALADPTRRFLLDLLFARDGRTLTELESELEMSRFGVMKHLRVLEDANLVVTRRSGREKLHFLNPIPIREIHDRWIDKYTEPHTTALLELKAELEDES, encoded by the coding sequence ATGAGCGACGACCGGGTCTTCAAGGCACTCGCCGACCCGACCCGGCGCTTCCTGCTCGACCTGCTCTTCGCGCGCGACGGCCGCACGCTGACCGAGCTGGAGTCCGAGCTGGAGATGAGCCGCTTCGGGGTCATGAAGCACCTGCGCGTGCTGGAGGACGCGAACCTCGTGGTCACGCGCCGGTCGGGGCGCGAGAAGTTGCACTTCCTCAACCCGATCCCGATCCGCGAGATCCACGACCGGTGGATCGACAAGTACACCGAGCCGCACACGACGGCGCTCCTGGAGCTCAAGGCCGAACTGGAGGACGAATCATGA
- a CDS encoding glycerophosphodiester phosphodiesterase family protein — MSLTRYGVEPHVLAVAHRGGAGLAAENTLAAFERSYALGLRYLETDVRVTSDGVCLAFHDARLGRVTDGRGLVRRRTWDEVRRLTVLGAEPVARLDDVLAAFPDARFVIDVKDEASLEPLARVLRATDAVERVCLAGAWDGWLAALRADLGPGLSCALGWRSLVSWLACSHGRVAPPRRVANGGFVHVPLRWGRLPIFIDRLVEGAHDLGLRLIVWTVDDPVTMHRLIHAGVDGIITDRPDVLREVLIAEGRWPRTVYAERDDR; from the coding sequence GTGAGCCTGACTCGTTACGGAGTGGAGCCGCACGTGCTGGCCGTCGCCCACCGGGGTGGGGCGGGGCTGGCTGCCGAGAACACCCTGGCGGCGTTCGAGCGGTCGTACGCGCTCGGGCTGCGCTACCTCGAGACCGACGTCCGCGTCACCTCCGACGGCGTCTGCCTCGCCTTCCACGACGCCCGGCTCGGCCGGGTCACCGACGGCCGCGGGCTGGTGCGGCGGCGCACGTGGGACGAGGTCCGGCGCCTGACGGTGCTCGGCGCCGAGCCCGTGGCCCGGCTCGACGACGTCCTGGCCGCCTTCCCCGACGCGAGGTTCGTCATCGACGTCAAGGACGAGGCGTCGCTGGAGCCGCTCGCGCGCGTGCTGCGGGCCACCGACGCGGTCGAGCGGGTGTGCCTCGCCGGGGCGTGGGACGGGTGGCTGGCGGCGCTGCGAGCCGACCTCGGGCCGGGCCTGTCGTGCGCGCTGGGCTGGCGGTCGCTGGTGTCGTGGCTGGCCTGCTCGCACGGACGGGTCGCGCCGCCGCGGCGGGTGGCCAACGGGGGCTTCGTGCACGTGCCGTTGCGCTGGGGTAGACTCCCGATATTCATCGACCGTCTGGTCGAAGGCGCCCATGACCTGGGGTTGCGCCTCATCGTTTGGACGGTTGACGACCCTGTCACGATGCACCGGCTGATCCACGCCGGCGTCGACGGCATCATCACCGACCGGCCCGACGTGCTGCGGGAGGTGCTGATCGCCGAGGGTCGTTGGCCACGCACCGTTTACGCAGAACGCGATGATCGGTAG
- a CDS encoding LGFP repeat-containing protein yields MPDDVDGTGTQLIERPFENPHAGDPVLGPAYANGYKEGAFGDHTLDNNPAGEPGAATDAFTEGFDDGMARFEAYKKGFKRGITVGLRGVTVDDFVPPPLGTEHVEDLKAAWIEGRSDGLGVARIVRDGIEAKALEAPGFDTPTGPIHSTPVSGGRLYSQEFNGDRAIYFLHPSGQAFAIDAPIFAEYQEIGALGSFLGRPVTDTKRLPDGRGKITEFESGTMYSTADTGAHEVHGLIGAKWKELGGPTGDLGYPTSNEQFERADRGRVSTFEHGDIYLWDDLGLQVVRSIQVRYRGQNCFAESDELSAQDETYVVATVVGPNRDATVSVRSRIFDVDAGGSFPDTMVVYQGPPAGIGALTVTMAEHDTGNPDEYRGQIEAGVRLAMNGLAAAVAATGVGLTVSGIALALANAGAGPIANAINDAIDSGDDTIGTAVFPLAPKSLIGLARSPLQRERDVEFHLATPLLTGEGAYKAYFDVTFG; encoded by the coding sequence ATGCCGGACGACGTGGACGGGACGGGTACCCAGCTCATCGAGCGGCCGTTCGAGAACCCACACGCGGGCGATCCGGTCCTGGGGCCGGCCTACGCCAACGGCTACAAGGAAGGCGCGTTCGGCGACCACACACTGGACAACAACCCCGCGGGTGAACCCGGGGCGGCCACTGACGCGTTCACCGAGGGCTTCGACGACGGCATGGCCCGGTTCGAGGCCTACAAGAAGGGCTTCAAGCGGGGCATCACCGTCGGGCTGCGCGGGGTCACCGTCGACGACTTCGTCCCGCCGCCGCTCGGCACCGAGCACGTCGAGGACCTGAAGGCGGCCTGGATCGAGGGCCGGTCCGACGGCCTGGGGGTGGCCCGGATCGTCCGCGACGGCATCGAGGCGAAAGCCCTGGAGGCGCCGGGCTTCGACACGCCCACGGGTCCGATCCACTCGACGCCGGTGAGCGGCGGGCGGCTCTACTCGCAGGAGTTCAACGGCGACCGGGCGATCTACTTCCTCCACCCGTCCGGCCAGGCGTTCGCCATCGACGCGCCGATCTTCGCGGAGTACCAGGAGATCGGGGCGCTGGGCAGCTTCCTGGGCCGGCCGGTCACCGACACCAAGCGGCTGCCCGACGGCCGCGGGAAGATCACCGAGTTCGAGAGCGGCACCATGTACTCGACCGCCGACACCGGGGCGCACGAGGTGCACGGGCTGATCGGCGCCAAGTGGAAGGAACTGGGCGGGCCGACGGGCGACCTCGGCTATCCGACCAGCAACGAGCAGTTCGAGCGGGCCGACCGCGGCAGGGTGAGCACGTTCGAGCACGGCGACATCTACCTGTGGGACGACCTCGGCCTGCAGGTGGTGCGCAGCATCCAGGTCCGCTACCGCGGGCAGAACTGCTTCGCGGAGTCCGACGAGCTGTCCGCCCAGGACGAGACCTATGTCGTCGCCACCGTCGTCGGCCCGAACCGCGACGCGACCGTCTCCGTGCGCAGCCGGATCTTCGACGTCGACGCCGGCGGCTCGTTCCCGGACACGATGGTGGTCTACCAGGGGCCGCCGGCCGGCATCGGCGCGCTGACCGTCACGATGGCCGAGCACGACACCGGCAACCCGGACGAGTACCGCGGCCAGATCGAGGCCGGGGTGCGGCTGGCGATGAACGGCCTGGCCGCCGCCGTCGCCGCGACCGGGGTCGGGCTCACCGTCAGCGGCATCGCGCTCGCGCTGGCCAACGCCGGCGCCGGGCCGATCGCCAACGCCATCAACGACGCCATCGACAGCGGCGACGACACCATCGGCACGGCCGTCTTCCCGCTGGCGCCGAAGTCGCTGATCGGCCTCGCCCGCTCGCCGTTGCAGCGCGAGCGCGACGTCGAGTTCCACCTGGCCACGCCGCTGCTCACCGGGGAGGGAGCGTACAAGGCCTACTTCGACGTCACCTTCGGCTGA
- a CDS encoding branched-chain amino acid aminotransferase, which translates to MTPTAPALEFSTTLTSNPVAPERRSEILANPGFGTNFTDHMVTATWTPDGWRDAGLRPYAPLALDPATAVFHYAQAIFEGLKAYRHADGSIWTFRPEANGERMQRSAHRMALPPLPAGSFVEAVDLLVRADADWVPSGGETSLYLRPFMFASEVFLGVRPAKQVTFCVIASPAGAYFSSGVKPVDIWLSSEYTRAAPGGTGAAKCAGNYAASLIAQQEAIENGCDQVCFLDAVEGKWVEELGGMNLYFVHANGTIVTPELTGTILEGITRDSIHALAADRGYKVDERRFSIDEWREGVASGDITEVFACGTAAVVTPLGRLAWQGGELSMGTEPGPVTSELRSALLDVQYGRADDPHGWMHRVV; encoded by the coding sequence ATGACACCGACCGCACCGGCACTGGAGTTCTCGACGACGCTCACGTCGAACCCGGTAGCGCCCGAGCGCCGGTCGGAGATCCTGGCGAACCCCGGGTTCGGCACCAACTTCACCGACCACATGGTCACCGCCACCTGGACCCCCGACGGCTGGCGCGACGCCGGCCTGCGTCCGTACGCGCCGCTCGCGCTCGACCCCGCCACCGCGGTGTTCCACTACGCGCAGGCGATCTTCGAGGGGCTCAAGGCCTACCGGCACGCCGACGGCTCCATCTGGACGTTCCGTCCCGAGGCCAACGGCGAGCGCATGCAGCGCAGCGCCCACCGCATGGCGCTGCCGCCGCTGCCCGCCGGCTCGTTCGTCGAGGCCGTCGACCTCCTGGTCCGCGCCGACGCCGACTGGGTGCCGTCCGGCGGCGAGACCAGCCTCTACCTGCGTCCGTTCATGTTCGCCTCCGAGGTGTTCCTCGGCGTGCGCCCGGCCAAGCAGGTCACCTTCTGCGTCATCGCGTCGCCGGCCGGCGCCTACTTCTCGTCCGGCGTGAAGCCGGTCGACATCTGGCTGTCGTCCGAGTACACCCGGGCGGCGCCCGGCGGCACCGGCGCGGCGAAGTGCGCGGGCAACTACGCGGCCAGCCTCATCGCCCAGCAGGAGGCCATCGAGAACGGCTGCGACCAGGTCTGCTTCCTCGACGCCGTCGAGGGCAAGTGGGTCGAAGAGCTCGGCGGCATGAACCTCTACTTCGTGCACGCCAACGGCACCATCGTCACGCCCGAGCTGACCGGCACCATCCTCGAGGGCATCACCCGCGACTCCATCCACGCGCTGGCCGCCGACCGCGGCTACAAGGTCGACGAACGCCGCTTCTCCATCGACGAGTGGCGCGAGGGCGTGGCGTCCGGCGACATCACCGAGGTGTTCGCCTGCGGCACGGCCGCCGTGGTCACGCCGCTGGGCCGGCTGGCCTGGCAGGGCGGCGAGCTGTCCATGGGCACCGAGCCCGGCCCGGTGACGTCCGAGCTGCGCTCCGCCCTGCTCGACGTCCAGTACGGCCGCGCCGACGACCCCCACGGCTGGATGCACCGCGTCGTCTGA